The following is a genomic window from Chitinophaga caseinilytica.
ATACTGACGGGTATCTTCATCCTGGGGTTCATCCTGTTTCTCCTTCCTGTTATCTTTTAAAAACCTGATTATATGTCTGATTATATCATAAGGCCCGCCACCAAAGCCGATCTCCCGGCGCTCCTCGCGGCAGAGCAGGCCATCATCGCCTGGGAGCGCCCGTTCGATCCCGGCCTCGCCAAAGACCCTATTTCCTATTACGACCTGGGCGCTATGATCGGCCGGGAAGATGTGCTGCTCATCATGGCGGAAATCGACGGTCAGTTGGCAGGCACCGGCTACATCCTGCGCCGGGCCAACAAACCTTATGAAACCAATAGCCATCATGGTTATATCGGTTTCATGTACACGGCGCCGGAACATCGCGGCAAAGGAATCGCCACTGCCATTATTGCGCGGTTGCGCGGGTGGGCGGTGGAGAAAGGATTGAAGGAAATCCGGCTGGACGTGTACGACGAAAACGCCAGCGCCGTGCGCGCCTACGAGAAAGCGGGGCTTAAAAAGGTGTTGGTGGAGATGCGGATGGATTGCTGAAACACGGCTGCAATGGATTTGTAAAAGTTCCGCCGAAATGCTAGTTTAACAGCCGAAACAAGCCAAATGACAGAAAAAAAACTACACGATTTAACCGATGCCGAACTTTTACAGGTTGCCCGGAAACTGAAAGCAACCGCCATCATGAATGCAGTACTGATAGGTTTTGTAGTGGGCGTCCTGGTCTACAGCCTCATGAGAAACAAATTCGGGTTCCTGACGCTGATACTTTTCTTCCTGGCGTATAAATTGATCAACAATTCGAAATATAATCGTAAAGAGGTGGAGGAATTGTTGAAAGAGCGGAATTTGAAATAACTTCGTAATCAACTCAATACAAAAGCCGCGCAGATCCCAAATTTCGCGGCTTTTGTATCTTCATCGTTCAAAGGAAATCCGGCATCAAAAAATTTTCCCCATGAACATCGAGGAACAAATCGAAAACTATATCGCCAGCCAACCCGAACCCAAGCGCAGCGACATGCAAGCTTTGCACACGTACATACTGCAACTGTTGCCGGGTTGCAGATTGTGGTTCCTCGATGGCAAGAACAGCGAAAACAAAACTGTGTCCAACCCCAATATCGGATACGGTATGTACACCATCAAATATGCAGATGGCAAAACCCGGGAGTTTTATCAAATCGGCCTCAGCGCCAACACAACCGGCATCTCTATCTACATCCTCGGTATGGAGGATAAGTTGTACCTGGCCCGAACGTACGGAAAAACACTGGGCAAGGCGAGCGTGAGTGGGTATTGCATCAAATTCAAAACCCTCAAAGATATCCATATCGATATACTCGCAGCAGCGATACAAGATGGTGTTAACTTCACAAATGCGCGTTAGCAAAAACGCGCTTTTCAAACCCGGCGCTCATGGCGTAAACGGCCGCTCCTGCCCTGTCCCGCGCTTTTTCCAGCTTGCTGATGATCTTACTGCCTCCGGGGTTCCGGGAAGCTACCAGGGAAACGGTAATATCCAGATCATGCCATTTGCCGATAGCTTCCTGCAATTGATCGAGGTAGGAGACGTTTATCTTTGACCGGCGTGATAACCGCCCCGGAAGCATCCCGAGAAAATAAATGAGGGATTTTACTTCCTTTCGGGCGGGGTGCAACTGGTCTGTGCCCGGCGATGCCACCATTCCAGCAATGGCGCCCACTTTGCGGGACAGCCAACGCCTGACATCCCGCTTCCTGACAGGGCGCAATGCACCGAGGAGCTTCCTGAAAGTTTGCCTGAGCCTTTTATCGAAATGCGCGACATCCTCCCGGAACGCGGCCGACAACTGTTCGATCGCCTGTGTTTCCCCGGCGCTGAATGCAGCATCGGTAATGTGGTACTGTTGCATCAGTTGGAGATGGATGCCGGCGTCCCGGATCTTTCCGGCGCGGCGGAACATTTTCCTCAAAGCCCGGGGTTGGGCCGGCGCGATCTTCCTGCCGCCAGTCGAACCGGAAAATTGCAGCAGCGCCTTTATCTTTTTGATTTCCACCCGCACCCTGTGCAGCGATTCCTGGTTCCCGGACGCCGAATAAGCCATCAGGTGGCGCCGGATGAGGAGCCATCTTTTGATGAGGTAGTTGTATTGCTTTTCCCGTGTAAGCATGCGCCACGTTGTACAACAAAGTTAACGTGTTGCGCTGATACCGCGGGGTATGTATCTGCTTCGATCGAAATGCCGCGCGCCGGTCAGGCGGCTTCATCCTGCAGGCGGACCATGCAATGCACGTCTTTCCCGGTAATGTACCACTCCACGCAGTAGCCTTTCGGATCGATGTCCGGATGCGCCAGCATCGCGTCGAACGCTTTGCCGATGGAAGGCAGGTCGTGGATGTAATTTTCGATGATGATGCGGCGGTACCTGCCCTTTTTCAGAACGATAGTGGGCAGATTGAACTGTTCGGGCTCGTTCGGGGAAAGGATTTCCGCGGCTGAACGGTAAACGATGTCCCCTCCTTTTTCGGGCCGCGAAATACCGTAGTAGCGGCGTTCCGTAGAAAACGGGACGATCCTGTGCAGGCGCTGGTGGGCATCCAGGATGCCGTCGGGGAAAGAAGCGGCAGTCATATATACGGCAACAACGTCCCTTTCCATGGTGATAATGTCCATTGCAAACTGTTTCCACTAAGTTACCTGCCGCAAACGAGACCAAAGGGTGGCGAATACGTCATTCATTCGGGGGAAATGCGTCAAATGTCCATCCGGGTATCCAGGTATAGGCGGTAGTACCCATTTTTCATGGGTATTGCTGGGACCGGATTATTAATGTCAATCCACTATATTTAATTGTACAAAAACTACTTCAACCGGTCGCCCATGACTACATCCACAATACTCCGCTGCTTCGTGGTTTCGGCATTCGCCGCCACGGGTTGTTTCAACGGCAAAATGGCCAGCAAACAACCGGCGTCGTCCGAATTAACATCCAATACCCTCGAAAAGAAGAAATGGCACTGGAATAATCCGCAAAAGCAGAACGACAGTGCGGGATATGCGCAGGTGGTGAAGGCGGGTAATATGATTTATGTTTCCGGCGTTGCGACGGATGATGTGAGCCCCAAAGGTATCGCCAATGTCTACAAAGCCCTTGGGCAATGCTTGAAAACCTTTGGCGCAACCCCTCAAAATATCGTGAAAGAAACGCTGTATACTACGGACATAGAAACGATGAAAAAGCACAACGACGCCAGGAAATCCTTCTACAAGGGCGACTTCCCTGCTGCCACCTGGGTGCAGATCAGCAGGCTCTATGAACCCGGCGCCTGGCTGGAAGTGGATATCATCGCGCAGCTCCCGGAAAGCGGTAAATAAGGATACTCAGGCGCTGACTTCCAGCTTATAACCTTTACTGCGGACCACTACAATGTTGACATCCGGTTCGTGCTCCAGTTTTTTCCGCAGTTTTGAGATGAACATGTCGAGGCTGCGCCCTACGATCACGCCTTCATCTTCCCATATTTCCTTTTGCAACCGGCTTCGCGCGATGGTTTCGTTGGGGGCCTGGGCGAAGATCCCCATGATGCGCGTTTCGGTGGCGGTGAGGTCGATGGTAATTCCCTGTACCGTCAATTGCCGGTTTTCTGCATCGAACCATACCGGGCCCAAGGCTACCATACCGGTTTCCTGCTGGCGGGGGGCTTCCTTTCGCGCGGAATACGACCTGAAAAACACAAAACCGGCAAATGCCAGCAATGGCAGGCTCCCCAAAAGGTACCCGTGCTTCGCCACGTTCATTCCTGCCGGTTTGAATTTTACATTGATGACATACGGGGCTTTCGGCTGCACTCTTCCGATACAGGCGATGATATCATCCTTTTTATCCGCGGAAACGGCGAAGCCGTAGGCTACACTGGCGTTGGGGTTCAGGACGTTCACCACATAGTCTGTTGCCTGGGGGTCTTTGGCCAGCAACCGCCGGGTGGTATTCACCAGGGAATCCGGCCGGAAAGCAAGCCCCTTTTCAAAACTTATCTTGTATTCATCCGCTGCGACCTTTGTAACCGGGAGTACCCTGGAGGTGCGGTCGCCCGACTGTGTAAGTATTTCATCCCCGATCCTGCGCAGCAGCACTTCCCTCCTGGCGATCTCAAGGCTGTCCTGGCCCGTCAAACTGAAGGCAATGCCGATGATGGCGATGATCGGGAGGGTTATCCAGCCAAGCAGGTACCTGGGCTTCCGGGAGCCGGGATTTGGGCGATCAGACATACGATTTCCGGTTTTAAAGGGAACTGGATGATTCACCATCCGGATTCCCGTGCAGAAAGGTAACAAAGTACTTTTGCTGTATCAAATTTTATCTGCGCCTGTCCAGACCGGAGCGGCAAATTCATCACCTGGAAAAATATTTTAAGGGTGACGGGAGTACCCCTATCTTCGCGGTCATCAAATCCGTTTCCGATAATTATGGCCAGCAAAAATACTTCCCCGGCGCAGATCCGACCCTCGAGCCTCGAATTCCTGGGCAACCTCGCCGCCAACAACGACCGCAACTGGTTCAACGCCCACAAACCGGTGTACCAGGAAGAATTGCAGCATATCGAAGCGTTCGCGGACGTGCTGCTGGAACAATTATCGCGTCACGACCTCATCGAAACGCCTTCGGGGAAGAAAAGCCTCCACCGCATTTACCGCGACGTCCGGTTTTCGGGCGATAAGCGGCCGTACAAAAGCAATTGGAGCGGCGGCTTCAAACGGGCGACGAAGTTCCGCCGCGGCGGGTATTACTTTCACATCGAGCCCGGCAACAGTATGATCGCCGGCGGGTTCTGGGGGCCGGTGCCCGAAGATCTGAAAAGGGTGCGGGAAGATATCGCCTTCGACCCCGCGCCGTTACGGAAGATCCTCCAGGCCGGCACGTTCATTTCCACTTTCGGGAAGCTGGAGGGCGAACAGCTGAAAACCGCGCCCAAGGGGTTCGATACGGCCCATGAAGCGGTAGACCTGCTGCGGTACAAACAGTTCCTGCTCATCCGGCGGTTTACGGACGCGGAAGTGCTGGCGCCTGATTTCGCAGCCGTAGCCGACCAGACCTTCCAGGCCATGCGCCCGTTTTTCGATTACATGAGCGAAGTGCTGACGAGCGATCCGAACGGGCAGGCCGGGTAGGCGCTATAGGGAACTCGCCCCAACGAAAGCCCCTGTCTTCGTACCATTCCCCGCTTTCGTTAATCCAATGCCCGCATTCATTAAGACAGCTCCCTCCTTCTTTCCCACCCACCGCATCTTTGCCGCAAGAACCTCAAACCACACAAATGAAAACTTTACTGCAAAGATCCGCCGGGATGCTACTATTCGCCGGCGCCCTGCTGGCTGGTTGCGAAAAGCCGGAGGAAATCATCCCCAAAGAAAAACCGGAAGGTGCGCTTGCCCAGGCACCAGGCACTTCCCTCAAATTCAACCGATCGCTTTTCACACAGGCCCTGATGAAAAGTTTCACGGGCAAAACAATTGGTTATGGCTTCGCGGTCGCGCAAAACGGAGAAGTGGTAACAACCATTACCGGGGGCGATTCCCGTCGGCTGATGGACGGGCAACATCCCTATTTGCCTACTACGCGCCAGGGAACGGCGGAAGCCACGCAAACGATCACCGCGCTCGCCATCCTGAAAGCGCTGGAAGCCAAAGGCATGGACGAAAACGCCTTTATATGGCAGCTGCTGCCGCTCAACTGGAACATTCCGGCATCAAACAGGAAAATCACCGTCGCGCACCTGCTGACCCACACATCCGGACTGAAGTACATCGGTTACGACTATACTTCGCTGCGCACCACCATGCAAACACCCACCACGGGCTACGGCGACGCTTACTATAAAAACACCGCGGTAAACTACCATCTCTGCCGGGTATTGCTTGCCTGCATCGTC
Proteins encoded in this region:
- a CDS encoding DUF2461 domain-containing protein, translated to MASKNTSPAQIRPSSLEFLGNLAANNDRNWFNAHKPVYQEELQHIEAFADVLLEQLSRHDLIETPSGKKSLHRIYRDVRFSGDKRPYKSNWSGGFKRATKFRRGGYYFHIEPGNSMIAGGFWGPVPEDLKRVREDIAFDPAPLRKILQAGTFISTFGKLEGEQLKTAPKGFDTAHEAVDLLRYKQFLLIRRFTDAEVLAPDFAAVADQTFQAMRPFFDYMSEVLTSDPNGQAG
- a CDS encoding DUF1801 domain-containing protein, whose translation is MNIEEQIENYIASQPEPKRSDMQALHTYILQLLPGCRLWFLDGKNSENKTVSNPNIGYGMYTIKYADGKTREFYQIGLSANTTGISIYILGMEDKLYLARTYGKTLGKASVSGYCIKFKTLKDIHIDILAAAIQDGVNFTNAR
- a CDS encoding RidA family protein translates to MTTSTILRCFVVSAFAATGCFNGKMASKQPASSELTSNTLEKKKWHWNNPQKQNDSAGYAQVVKAGNMIYVSGVATDDVSPKGIANVYKALGQCLKTFGATPQNIVKETLYTTDIETMKKHNDARKSFYKGDFPAATWVQISRLYEPGAWLEVDIIAQLPESGK
- a CDS encoding CHAD domain-containing protein, with amino-acid sequence MLTREKQYNYLIKRWLLIRRHLMAYSASGNQESLHRVRVEIKKIKALLQFSGSTGGRKIAPAQPRALRKMFRRAGKIRDAGIHLQLMQQYHITDAAFSAGETQAIEQLSAAFREDVAHFDKRLRQTFRKLLGALRPVRKRDVRRWLSRKVGAIAGMVASPGTDQLHPARKEVKSLIYFLGMLPGRLSRRSKINVSYLDQLQEAIGKWHDLDITVSLVASRNPGGSKIISKLEKARDRAGAAVYAMSAGFEKRVFANAHL
- a CDS encoding winged helix-turn-helix domain-containing protein, which codes for MSDRPNPGSRKPRYLLGWITLPIIAIIGIAFSLTGQDSLEIARREVLLRRIGDEILTQSGDRTSRVLPVTKVAADEYKISFEKGLAFRPDSLVNTTRRLLAKDPQATDYVVNVLNPNASVAYGFAVSADKKDDIIACIGRVQPKAPYVINVKFKPAGMNVAKHGYLLGSLPLLAFAGFVFFRSYSARKEAPRQQETGMVALGPVWFDAENRQLTVQGITIDLTATETRIMGIFAQAPNETIARSRLQKEIWEDEGVIVGRSLDMFISKLRKKLEHEPDVNIVVVRSKGYKLEVSA
- a CDS encoding serine hydrolase domain-containing protein encodes the protein MKTLLQRSAGMLLFAGALLAGCEKPEEIIPKEKPEGALAQAPGTSLKFNRSLFTQALMKSFTGKTIGYGFAVAQNGEVVTTITGGDSRRLMDGQHPYLPTTRQGTAEATQTITALAILKALEAKGMDENAFIWQLLPLNWNIPASNRKITVAHLLTHTSGLKYIGYDYTSLRTTMQTPTTGYGDAYYKNTAVNYHLCRVLLACIVNGAGWYAPMSDNNADEAVSQFYRNYVRQVILGPAGIPNHYLADLGPWNNLGPVWNPNSPGSTQTLYYNYSEPVYHGISIYTNYKSGGAGNWYLSAKELALVHTAAEARKFVSDAMFQRMKNKLMGFDSKYRGRHGTYYFKAGMAYDSKFRGVNTMIAHFPNNVQLAWNTNSISNDIGVVKDVIIAAYENAWTY
- a CDS encoding GNAT family N-acetyltransferase, with protein sequence MSDYIIRPATKADLPALLAAEQAIIAWERPFDPGLAKDPISYYDLGAMIGREDVLLIMAEIDGQLAGTGYILRRANKPYETNSHHGYIGFMYTAPEHRGKGIATAIIARLRGWAVEKGLKEIRLDVYDENASAVRAYEKAGLKKVLVEMRMDC